ATCGGCGCCGGGCGCTCCCTCTGGCGCATGGACGTCGATCAGCGACGCATCGAACGCACGGGAATCGAGCTCGTCGGCGGTCGCGCCGGACCGATGGCGGAGGATGCCCAGGGGATCTGGGCGAGCAGCGAGAACGGAGTGCTCCTCCACCTGAACGATCGCGGCGAGGTGCGCGACGAGATCCGGCTCTCGGCCAAGGTCTACTGTCTCCGCCTGGCCCCCGACGGCGACCTGTGGGTGGGATCGCGCGGGGCCATCTATCGACTGCGCCAGGGCCGGGCGGAGCCTCTCCCGGGCGACCTCGACCTCCGCCAGGCGGACGTCCGCGACCTGCTCTTCGAGGGACCCGATCGCCTCTGGATCGGCACTTACGGGCGCGGCCTCGGCTACTGGAACGGCTCGCAGGCCCACTGGATCACCACGGCCGAAGGGCTTCCGGACAATTCGATCTCGCGCGTCCTGGTCGACCGGGAGCGATGGATCTGGACGCTGACCAACTCCGGGCTGGCGGTCGCCGATCGCTCGCGCCTGCTCACCACCGCACGCGGCGAGGCCAACCACGGCGACTTCGTCGTCTTCGGCGCCGAGGACGGAATGCCGGAGGGGAACTTCGGAAGCCCCGCCGGATTCGCCGACCCGGCCACCGACCGGCTCTGGTTCGGCACCATCGACGGGCCGGTGCGAATCGACGCCGCAGGGTTCCCGTTCCGGCAGAGGGTCTTCCCGGCAGCGGTGCGCACGGCGCTCGGCGACGGCGAGCCCCTCGCGCTCGGCGACTCGATCGTCGTGCCGCCGTCCGTCTCGCGACTCGAGGTTCGCTTCCGCCTGCCGAGCTTCACCGCCCCCGAGCGACTTCGGCTGCGCTACCGGATGCGCGACGTCGACGTCGGCTGGGTCGAGCCACTCGCGCCTCGCGCTCACTACACCAACCTGCCGCCGGGACGACACCGGCTCGAGGTGCTCGCCCGCAACGAGGACGGCGTCTGGTCGACGGAACCCCTGGTCGTCCCGGTCGAGGTCGTTCCGTCCTGGACCCGACGCACGGCGCTGAGGGTCTTCGCCGCGATCGCGGCGGTGGTCCTGCTGCTCCTCGCCCACCGCCTGCGGGTGCGCGCCGGCGAGCGCCGCGCGAACCGACTGATCGCCGAGGTCGAGGCGCGACGGGCCGCGGAAGCCGAGACCGACGACCTGCGCCATCGCATCGAGCACGTCGAGCGCATCTCGGTGGCGGGAGAGCTCGCCGCCGCCCTGGCCCACGAGGTCCGGCAGCCGCTCTCGGCGATCACCAGCGCCGCCGGCGCCGCCCAGCTCTACCTCAAAAGCGGCCCCTCCCACGCGGCGGAGGTCGACTCCCTGCTCGGCGAGGTGATCAACCAGAGCCTGCGGGCGTCGGCGGTGCTCAAGGGCATCCGCGAGTTCCTCACGCGAGACGAGCCGCAGCGCGCCGCTCTCGATCTGAGCGAGCTCGCCTCGACGCTCTTCCCGATGCTCAAGCGCGAGCTGGTGGCTCGCGGCATCGAGTCCCGCCTCGATCTCGCACGCCATCTCCCGCCGGTCGTCGCCGACCCGGTCGACCTCCAGCAGGTGCTCGTCAACCTGATCCTCAACGCCTGCGACGCCCTTGCCGGGCGCCCCGGCCTACGCGAGGTCGAGATCGCCAGTTTCGCCGATCCGGCCGGCGTCCACCTGCGGGTTCGCGACAGCGGCCCCGGCGTTCCTCCCTCGGTGGCCAGCCGCCTGTTTCATTCGTTCGTCACCTCCAAGCCGGGGAGCATGGGGATCGGACTCGCCATCTGTCGCACGCTCCTCGCTCGCCACGGTGGCAAAATCGAACTCGAGCCCACGGCGACCGGCGCGTCCTTCCTGCTGACACTGCCAGCCGCCAATCCTGGGGGACCGGAATGACCGAGACGAGCGAGGCAGGTCGCGAGACGGTTCTCGTCGTCGACGACGACGACGACGCGCGCCGCATCCTCGAAATCCTGCTGCGCGCCAGTGGGTATCACGCGGTCGGATTCCCGTCGGCCGAAGCGTTCCTGGCCAGCGCCTACTCGCACCATCCAGCTTGCATGGTGCTCGACATGAACATGCCCGGGTTGAGCGGCGCCGAGCTCCAGGACCTCGCCGCCCGCCGCGGCATCCGACTCGCCATCGTCTTTCTCACCGCCTTCGGCGACATCGCGCTCGGCGTCAACGCGATGAAGAAGGGCGCCGTCGACTTCCTCGAGAAGCCCGCCCGGCCCGACGTCCTGCTCGCCGCCGTCCGGCAAGGGCTCGAGACGATCCGCGAGAGCCTCGCCGAGAGTCGCGAGCGCGAGGCCTGGACCTCCCGCGTCGCGCGGCTGACCGAACGCGAGCGGACGGTGCTGCGCGAGGTCCTCGACGGGCGCCTGAACAAGCAGGTCGCCTCGCGGCTCGGCCTCGCCGAGCGGACCGTCAAGCACCATCGGGCCAATGCGATGGCCAAGCTGGAAGCGGCGTCCGTCGCCGAAGTCGCCCGGTTGGTCGAGCGCTTCGGTGCCCTCGACGCCGGCGGCACACCCACACCCTAGACAGAATTCTTCACTTCCGCTTCGCCGGACCGCGAGGCGCGACGGCACGGCCACCGCCCGCCGCGCCCGAGCCACGCTCTCATTGCACCAAAGGGCGATTGGCCGAATCGGTTTTCGCCTCTAAATTGCGCTCCGGCACCACCTGGAACCGATTGCAGGATGCGACGCCGGATCGAAATCTCGACCATGGCCATGGGAACGAACACCTCGCGCATGCACGACGGACTCCGCATTCGCGGCGAGGGTGGCCCAGCCGACGACCACGACGGGCAGGACCCGGGGTTCGCCGGCGATCTCGCCAGCCTCTCGGTCTTCGAGCTGCTGCAGTCGCTCCACTACCTGCGCAAGTCGGGCACGCTCGAACTGACGATCGACGATGCCCGCCGGCTGAGCGAGTCGGCCACGTTCCTGCTGTCGACCGAAGGACTGGCCGGCGCTCGCTGCGGCTCGCTCGAAGAGCGCGAGGCGGTGCTCGCCGCGCTCTGGTGGTCGCGCGGCCGTTTCCGCTTTCGCCCCGGACCCATCGTCGCCGAAGGGGCCACGCTCTCGCTTCAGGATCTGCTGCTCGAAGGCGTCCGACTCGCCGACGAGGTCGAGGAGCGGGACGACCTCCTCCCCGATCGCGTCACTCCGCTCACCTTGGTCGCCGCCGAGCTCGCGGCCCCGGTGCTCGCGGTACGCGGCGTCCCCGAGATCGTCGATCATCTGCGCAGCTCGGCCGCGCTCAACCGGCTGGCCCTCGAGAACCTCGTCCCCTACGCCCCGGTGACCATCGCCCACGCCGTCGCCCGGCTCTGCGAAGAGGGCGCGGTGGCGGAAGGCCGGGGCGCTCCCGAAGCGCACGACCTCGTCGTCTCGACACCCCGCCCCACCAGCGAGATCGGCGCGGCGCCGACACGCATCGTCCGGTTGGCGATCGCCTTCCCGACCCACGACGCCAAGCTCGGCCTCGAGCTGGTCACCGCCCTGCGCCTGCAGGCTGGGATCGACATGGCGGCGCACTTCTTCGACCCGGCCGGCCCGTCCTTCAGTCGCATGAAGATCTCGGCCGACTGTTCTCTTTCGCTCACCACCCTCCCGCTCGCACGCCGCAACCGGTTCGTCTTCGAGACGCTGCTCGACAACCTGCGTGTGGCGCTCTTCGTCTCGCGCGCCGAGAGCGAACCGGAGCTCCAGGAGTGGATGAGCCTGATCCCGCCCGGCGTCACGGCGCTTCACGCGACCGATCCGCAAGAGGGAGCCGGCCGACTTCTCGGTCACCTCCACGAGCTGCGCCAGCGGGCGACGCTCCCGTGAGCCGTCCGACCATCGTCATCCTCGGCCCTGCCGAGGCCGGGAAGAGCACCCTCATCCGCCTGCTCGGCGACGGCGCGGTCAACCTCGAGCACCGCGGACGGACGGTGGGCATGGACCACGCCATGTTCCGCGACGGCGACCGCGAAGCGATGCTGCTCGGCGTCCCGGGCCAGGAGCGCTTCTCCGCCGTCCGCGAGATCCTCACCGGCATGAGCCGCGCTGCCGTGTGGGTCCGGCCGCCCTCGGGCGAGGCCGACCCCTTGACCGCGGAGTTGCTGGCATCGATCGCGCGCCCGCTGCCCTACCTGGTCTTCGTCAATCAACGCGACGGCGGACGGGGTCCCGGCGACCTCGCCCCCGCCCCGGCCCCGGTCGATCCGCCGAGAGACGTCGTCGTCGGCAACCTGCTCGGCGATCCTTCGGCCCGCGAACGGCTGCGGAACGCGATGTGGCGCCTCGTCGCCAGTTGAACGCCTCTCGTCGGAAGGAAACT
This genomic window from Holophagales bacterium contains:
- a CDS encoding DUF4388 domain-containing protein — protein: MRRRIEISTMAMGTNTSRMHDGLRIRGEGGPADDHDGQDPGFAGDLASLSVFELLQSLHYLRKSGTLELTIDDARRLSESATFLLSTEGLAGARCGSLEEREAVLAALWWSRGRFRFRPGPIVAEGATLSLQDLLLEGVRLADEVEERDDLLPDRVTPLTLVAAELAAPVLAVRGVPEIVDHLRSSAALNRLALENLVPYAPVTIAHAVARLCEEGAVAEGRGAPEAHDLVVSTPRPTSEIGAAPTRIVRLAIAFPTHDAKLGLELVTALRLQAGIDMAAHFFDPAGPSFSRMKISADCSLSLTTLPLARRNRFVFETLLDNLRVALFVSRAESEPELQEWMSLIPPGVTALHATDPQEGAGRLLGHLHELRQRATLP
- a CDS encoding response regulator transcription factor, with product MTETSEAGRETVLVVDDDDDARRILEILLRASGYHAVGFPSAEAFLASAYSHHPACMVLDMNMPGLSGAELQDLAARRGIRLAIVFLTAFGDIALGVNAMKKGAVDFLEKPARPDVLLAAVRQGLETIRESLAESREREAWTSRVARLTERERTVLREVLDGRLNKQVASRLGLAERTVKHHRANAMAKLEAASVAEVARLVERFGALDAGGTPTP